From Pseudodesulfovibrio alkaliphilus:
AGCAGTGTTGTCGGTGGGGATGTAAATCACGTCGGCCCGGCCCACAAGACTCCTGACCGCCTGAAACACGCCGCTGGAGTTGGCGATAGTCGCGCCCTGAACGACGAGGCCCGCCTTGGCGGCCTCTTCGGTCAGCTTGTCCACCAGGACCACTGAGTTGGGCTCGCCTGCGTTGTAGATGACGCCGATGGTCTTGGCCGAAGGCGCTATCTCGAGGATCAGGGCCACATGCTGGTCCATGGGGCTGAAATCGGACATGCCGGTGACGTTGCCGCCGCCGGAATTCTGCAAATCCTTGACCAGTCCGGCAGAAACGGGGTCGGTCACGCCGGTAAAAAGGATGGGTATGTCCTGAATCTTCTGGGCTGCGGCCTGTGCGCCGGGAGTCGCGATAGCCAACACCAGGTCAGGCTTTTCGCCCTTGATCTGATTGACGATCTGGATGTTGGTGCCCATGTTGCCCTGGGCGATGTGGACATTAAAGACGACTTCCGCCCCTCGATCCCTGAGGCGGTCGGCAACCCCCTGGCGCATGGCGTCCAGGGCGGGATGCTCGACGATCTGGGTCACTGAAACCGTGTACGAACCGGCCGCCAAGGCGTTGGCAGCCAGCAGACACAGTGCGGCCACGGTCAGAAGAAGACGTGTCATGGGGGCCTCCAAAAGGGAATTTTGACGGATAGTGGCCCCTGGAACCACGTCAAGTCAAGGTGTATCACCCTGTGCTGAATCAAAAGGCCGCGTGAGCGGCCCCTTGATCGCCATCGGCGGGTCTGATCAGAAGCGGATTTCCTCTTCCTTGACCACCCGGAAGGATTTGTTGCCCTTGACCCGGCCCGGCAACCCCTGAAATTTGCGCACACCCTCGATTTCGGCCTCAAGCAGTTCATCCTCGTCGGTGTCGAGCAGGATGATGTCGCCTTCCTGAAGATAGAGCAACTGGCGGCCGCTGATGGTCGTGCGTCCCATGCGCACCACCATCTCCACCGGGGTTTCCATAAGCCGCTCCTTGAAGCGGTTGATCCAGACATGGTCCACCTCAAGCCTCTCGGACTGGAAGGAGGCGTGCAGCTTGGACCGGATGGGCTCCATGGTGGCGTAGGGCAGACAGACGACGAGGGAACCGATGGCGTTCTCAAGCTCCACCTCGAAAGTGATCACGATGACCACGTCCGACGGCGGCACGATGGCAGCAAACTGGGGATTGACCTCGGTGCGGATCATCTCCACATGCACTTCGTGCACAGGCTTCCAGGATTCCTCCATGTTGGCCAGGGCGATCTTGACCACGCGCTCGACAATGGCCTGCTCTATGGGCGTGAAGTCGCGTCCCTCCACCTTGGGCTGGCTGCCTGCGCCGCCGAAAAAGTTCTCCACCAGGGCGAAGACAAGACGGGAATCCACCACAAGCAGGGCGTTGCCGCGCAGGGGGTCCATTTTGAAGATGGAGATGGAAGTGGGCACGGGCAGGGAGCGCATGAAATCGCCAAACTTGGACATGTCGATGGAAATCGGGTTGATGTCCACCCGCTTGCGCATGGTGTTGGCCAATGCGTTGGTGCACAGCCGGGCAAAGCGGTCGTTGACGATCTCAAGGACGGGCATGCGGCCCCGAATGATCCTGTCCTGATTGGCCAGGTCAAAGGACACAACCCCGGAGTCGTCCTCCGGTATCTCCGTCTCAGTCTCGACATCCCCCCCGGAAAGGCCCCGGAGCAGGGCATCCACTTCGTCTTGTTCGAGGATTTTACTCATCTGGGAAAAGCCTCTTTCATCGACCGGCTTGGCGGCCCGCTTGCTCCCGGCCACGCCGGAATTTTGAACATCGTGAAACGACAAGCAAAAAACGGGCCTGATTCATCGCCTGATTTCTGCAGATCGTCGGTTACGTTGTATATTCCTGTTACACACGGCCTCGCT
This genomic window contains:
- a CDS encoding ABC transporter substrate-binding protein, whose protein sequence is MTRLLLTVAALCLLAANALAAGSYTVSVTQIVEHPALDAMRQGVADRLRDRGAEVVFNVHIAQGNMGTNIQIVNQIKGEKPDLVLAIATPGAQAAAQKIQDIPILFTGVTDPVSAGLVKDLQNSGGGNVTGMSDFSPMDQHVALILEIAPSAKTIGVIYNAGEPNSVVLVDKLTEEAAKAGLVVQGATIANSSGVFQAVRSLVGRADVIYIPTDNTAVSALESAVKVCTQTRLPLIAADVDSVDRGAIAAVAVDYYKMGLQTGDMAYRILVEGVAPGDMPVEFLEDLNLHVNTKAAAAMGVTLPEATITRAAKVVE
- the fliM gene encoding flagellar motor switch protein FliM; the protein is MSKILEQDEVDALLRGLSGGDVETETEIPEDDSGVVSFDLANQDRIIRGRMPVLEIVNDRFARLCTNALANTMRKRVDINPISIDMSKFGDFMRSLPVPTSISIFKMDPLRGNALLVVDSRLVFALVENFFGGAGSQPKVEGRDFTPIEQAIVERVVKIALANMEESWKPVHEVHVEMIRTEVNPQFAAIVPPSDVVIVITFEVELENAIGSLVVCLPYATMEPIRSKLHASFQSERLEVDHVWINRFKERLMETPVEMVVRMGRTTISGRQLLYLQEGDIILLDTDEDELLEAEIEGVRKFQGLPGRVKGNKSFRVVKEEEIRF